From the Martelella mediterranea DSM 17316 genome, one window contains:
- a CDS encoding antitoxin, which yields MSNRITKERKSRIFMNGRSRAVRIPSEFELEGDEVIIRQEESGLITIEPVKKKMTPREVIEWLRAEPPLPEDEWLPEIEDLPPRDVDL from the coding sequence ATGTCCAATCGTATCACCAAGGAAAGAAAGTCCCGCATTTTCATGAATGGCCGCAGCCGCGCCGTGCGAATTCCAAGCGAATTCGAACTGGAAGGCGACGAGGTCATCATCAGACAGGAAGAGAGCGGCCTGATCACGATCGAGCCGGTAAAGAAGAAGATGACGCCGCGGGAGGTTATCGAGTGGCTTCGCGCTGAGCCGCCACTGCCGGAAGATGAATGGTTGCCGGAGATCGAAGACCTGCCGCCGCGGGATGTCGATCTTTAG
- a CDS encoding type II toxin-antitoxin system VapC family toxin — protein sequence MKYLLDTNAISHALKFPAGPVGRRLFEEDADALCTSIVVVAELRFGYMRRGSERLKRDVETLVGSLDILPWESPAEWKYAELRLALERAGTPIGQMDMLIAAHALALDAVVVTANEREFAQVPGLKVENWERD from the coding sequence ATGAAGTATCTGCTGGATACAAATGCGATATCGCATGCGCTGAAATTTCCGGCCGGACCGGTCGGCCGGAGATTGTTCGAGGAAGATGCCGACGCGCTGTGCACCAGTATCGTCGTGGTGGCCGAGCTTCGGTTCGGTTATATGAGACGGGGCTCCGAGCGGCTCAAAAGGGATGTCGAGACGCTGGTTGGCAGTCTGGATATCCTGCCGTGGGAAAGCCCGGCAGAGTGGAAATATGCCGAACTGCGACTGGCGCTGGAAAGGGCCGGCACGCCGATCGGCCAGATGGACATGCTGATCGCCGCCCACGCGCTTGCGCTCGATGCGGTGGTGGTGACGGCGAACGAGAGAGAATTTGCGCAGGTTCCCGGCCTCAAGGTCGAGAACTGGGAACGTGATTAG
- a CDS encoding heavy metal-binding domain-containing protein, with translation MLISTTNTLEGHKIVAYKGIVTGETILGTNIFRDFMAGIRDIVGGRSAAYEASLREARETAYAEMEHQAERLGANAVIGVDLDYENITSDRGTMLMVSVSGTAVVIE, from the coding sequence ATGCTGATTTCCACCACGAATACGCTCGAGGGCCATAAAATCGTTGCCTATAAAGGCATCGTCACGGGCGAGACCATCCTCGGCACCAATATCTTTCGGGATTTCATGGCCGGTATCCGCGATATCGTCGGCGGGCGCTCGGCGGCCTATGAAGCCTCGTTGCGCGAGGCGCGCGAAACCGCCTATGCGGAAATGGAACATCAGGCGGAACGGCTCGGCGCCAATGCCGTCATCGGGGTCGATCTCGACTACGAAAACATTACCTCCGATCGTGGAACCATGCTGATGGTATCGGTTTCCGGCACTGCGGTCGTCATCGAGTAA
- a CDS encoding glutamate synthase subunit beta, protein MGKVTGFMEIDRQVAKYQPASDRIRHFREFTIPMSDPEVQKQAARCMDCGIPYCHGPTGCPIHNQIPDWNDLVYNGNWKEAIANLHSTNNFPEFTGRVCPAPCEEACTLNLEDIPVSIKTVEQAIADKAYELGFIVPQPATVKTGKRVAVIGSGPAGMAAAQQLGRAGHEVDLYERESKPGGLLRYGIPDFKMEKNFIDRRVEQMRGEGVTFHCGVNVGVDVKMDQLLSDYDAVLYCGGSETPRASGIGGGELHGVHDAMPFLVQQNRRVGRENIDSTGWPSEPILAGGKHVVVVGGGDTASDCVGTAFRQGAVKVTQLDIRPQPPEKEDKLAVWPFWATKMRTSSSQAEGAVREFQVATLEFVGEDGVLTGVKCCHVDEKRKPIAGTEFVIKADLAFIAIGFRGPFKDGVLADLEGRLTLNTDSRGSVNVVASDSDYKTSVDKFWTAGDVRRGQSLVVWAIREGRQAARAIDEALMGETLLPR, encoded by the coding sequence ATGGGTAAAGTTACAGGTTTCATGGAAATCGACCGGCAGGTCGCCAAGTATCAGCCGGCCTCCGATCGCATCCGTCATTTCCGCGAATTCACGATCCCGATGTCGGACCCCGAGGTGCAGAAGCAGGCCGCCCGCTGCATGGATTGCGGCATCCCCTATTGCCATGGCCCGACCGGCTGTCCGATCCACAACCAGATCCCGGACTGGAACGATCTGGTCTATAACGGCAACTGGAAAGAGGCGATCGCCAACCTCCACTCGACCAACAATTTCCCCGAGTTCACCGGCCGTGTCTGCCCCGCTCCCTGCGAGGAGGCCTGCACGCTGAACCTCGAGGACATTCCGGTCTCGATCAAGACCGTCGAGCAGGCGATCGCCGACAAGGCCTATGAGCTCGGCTTCATCGTGCCGCAGCCGGCGACGGTGAAGACCGGCAAGCGCGTGGCCGTCATCGGCTCCGGCCCTGCCGGCATGGCAGCAGCCCAGCAGCTTGGCCGCGCTGGCCACGAGGTTGACCTCTACGAGCGTGAATCGAAGCCCGGCGGCCTGCTGCGCTACGGCATTCCCGACTTCAAGATGGAGAAGAACTTCATTGACCGTCGCGTCGAGCAGATGCGCGGCGAGGGCGTCACCTTCCATTGCGGCGTCAATGTCGGCGTCGATGTGAAGATGGATCAGCTGCTGTCCGATTACGACGCGGTGCTCTATTGCGGTGGTTCGGAAACCCCTCGTGCCTCCGGCATCGGCGGCGGCGAGCTGCACGGCGTGCATGATGCGATGCCGTTTCTGGTGCAGCAGAACCGTCGCGTCGGCCGCGAGAACATCGATAGCACAGGCTGGCCGTCCGAGCCGATCCTTGCCGGCGGCAAGCATGTCGTCGTCGTCGGCGGCGGCGATACCGCGTCCGACTGCGTCGGCACGGCCTTCCGCCAGGGCGCCGTCAAGGTCACCCAGCTCGACATCCGCCCGCAGCCGCCGGAAAAGGAAGACAAGCTCGCCGTCTGGCCGTTCTGGGCCACCAAGATGCGCACGTCTTCCTCGCAGGCCGAAGGTGCGGTACGCGAGTTCCAGGTCGCAACGCTCGAATTCGTGGGCGAAGACGGCGTGCTGACCGGCGTGAAGTGCTGCCATGTTGACGAGAAGCGCAAGCCGATCGCCGGCACGGAATTCGTCATCAAGGCCGATCTCGCCTTTATCGCCATCGGCTTCCGCGGCCCGTTCAAGGACGGCGTGCTTGCCGATCTGGAAGGCCGGTTGACGCTCAACACCGACAGCCGCGGCTCGGTCAACGTCGTGGCCAGCGACAGCGATTACAAGACCTCGGTCGACAAGTTCTGGACGGCCGGTGACGTGCGCCGCGGCCAGTCGCTGGTGGTCTGGGCGATCCGCGAGGGCCGGCAGGCAGCGCGCGCCATCGACGAGGCGCTGATGGGCGAGACCCTGCTGCCGCGGTGA
- the galU gene encoding UTP--glucose-1-phosphate uridylyltransferase GalU produces MAQHKKVRKAVLPVAGLGTRFLPATKVVPKEMLPVVDKPIIQYVVDEAIEAGIEHFVFVTGRNKNVIEDYFDIQYELESTLKARNKNAELSLLSSLLPKAGTSTFTRQQEPHGLGHAVWCAREIVGHDPFALILPDMVMDAETPCLKGMMDVYEVAGGNVVSVEECDPEQAHKYGIVGVGEAIGSGFRITEMVEKPEKGTAPSNYFINGRYILQPEIFPILGKTARGAGNEIQLTDGMLTLAKEQDFYGYKFDGQTFDCGSKEGFIIANVALALKRDDIRPKVENELKALIAALK; encoded by the coding sequence TTGGCTCAGCATAAGAAGGTTCGCAAGGCAGTGCTTCCGGTCGCGGGGCTCGGAACGCGGTTTCTTCCCGCCACCAAGGTTGTGCCGAAGGAAATGTTGCCGGTGGTCGACAAGCCGATCATCCAGTATGTGGTCGACGAGGCGATCGAGGCGGGGATCGAGCATTTCGTGTTCGTCACCGGCCGCAACAAGAACGTTATCGAGGATTATTTCGATATCCAGTACGAGCTGGAATCGACGCTGAAGGCCCGCAACAAGAATGCCGAGCTGAGCCTGCTTTCGAGCCTGCTGCCCAAGGCCGGCACCTCCACCTTCACCCGCCAGCAGGAGCCCCATGGCCTCGGCCACGCGGTCTGGTGCGCGCGCGAGATCGTCGGCCACGACCCGTTCGCCCTGATCCTGCCGGATATGGTGATGGATGCCGAGACGCCCTGCCTGAAGGGCATGATGGATGTCTATGAGGTCGCCGGCGGCAATGTCGTCTCCGTCGAGGAATGCGATCCCGAACAGGCGCATAAATACGGCATTGTCGGCGTTGGCGAGGCGATCGGCAGCGGCTTCAGGATCACCGAAATGGTGGAGAAGCCGGAAAAGGGCACCGCGCCGTCGAATTATTTCATCAATGGCCGCTACATTCTCCAGCCGGAAATCTTCCCGATCCTGGGCAAGACCGCGCGCGGCGCGGGCAACGAGATCCAGCTTACCGACGGCATGCTGACGCTCGCCAAAGAACAGGATTTCTACGGCTACAAGTTCGACGGCCAGACCTTCGACTGCGGCTCCAAGGAAGGCTTCATCATCGCCAATGTGGCGCTCGCCCTGAAGCGCGACGATATCCGTCCGAAGGTGGAGAACGAGTTGAAGGCGCTGATTGCCGCGTTGAAGTAG
- a CDS encoding KpsF/GutQ family sugar-phosphate isomerase, whose product MADVNENALGEAALSGLRTLEFERKGLEALSAALGNGLAEPFEKAVALLRQTAGHVIVSGVGKSGHVGTKIAATFASTGTPAFFVHPAEANHGDMGMISQKDAVLALSWSGESSELTALVAYTRRFAIPLIAITSGRQSSLALAADIVLDLPKAEEACPHGLAPTTSTTMQLALGDALAIALLEARGFSAVDFKIYHPGGKLGALLSHVADIMHVGDEVPLVPAGTPLPEAIMVLSQRRFGCVGVLTEDGRLAGIITDGDLARNLARDMSKLAVEDVMTAAPKTVGKTMLVSAAMALLQKHNISALMVVDENNRPLGIVHFHDFLRIGAA is encoded by the coding sequence ATGGCGGATGTGAATGAAAATGCTTTGGGAGAGGCGGCCCTTTCGGGGCTGAGGACGCTCGAATTTGAGCGTAAGGGGCTGGAGGCCTTGTCGGCGGCGCTCGGCAACGGGCTGGCCGAGCCGTTCGAGAAGGCCGTGGCGCTGCTCAGGCAGACGGCCGGACATGTGATCGTCTCGGGCGTCGGCAAGAGCGGCCATGTCGGCACCAAGATCGCCGCCACCTTCGCCTCCACCGGCACGCCGGCCTTCTTCGTGCATCCCGCCGAAGCCAATCACGGCGATATGGGCATGATCTCCCAGAAGGACGCCGTGCTCGCCTTGTCGTGGAGCGGGGAAAGCAGCGAGCTGACCGCGCTTGTCGCCTATACGCGGCGGTTTGCCATTCCGTTGATCGCAATCACCTCGGGCCGCCAATCCTCGTTGGCGCTGGCGGCCGATATCGTGCTCGACCTACCGAAGGCGGAGGAAGCCTGTCCGCACGGGCTTGCGCCCACGACCTCCACCACGATGCAGCTTGCGCTGGGCGATGCGCTGGCGATCGCACTCCTGGAGGCGCGCGGCTTTTCCGCGGTCGATTTCAAGATCTATCATCCGGGCGGCAAGCTCGGCGCGCTGCTCTCCCATGTCGCCGATATCATGCATGTCGGGGATGAGGTGCCGCTCGTGCCCGCCGGCACGCCGCTGCCGGAGGCGATCATGGTGCTGTCGCAGCGCCGTTTCGGCTGCGTCGGCGTGCTGACGGAGGATGGACGGCTCGCCGGCATCATCACCGATGGCGATCTCGCCCGCAATCTTGCCCGCGACATGAGCAAGCTTGCCGTGGAAGACGTGATGACCGCGGCGCCGAAGACGGTCGGCAAGACCATGCTGGTCTCCGCCGCCATGGCGCTTCTGCAAAAGCACAATATTTCCGCGCTGATGGTGGTCGACGAGAACAACCGCCCGCTCGGCATCGTCCACTTCCACGATTTCCTGCGGATCGGCGCGGCCTGA
- a CDS encoding disulfide bond formation protein B, producing MTARSYSRIPISLTLSTLAMAVTVGTALGFEHLGGYIPCHLCLLERNPYYIGVPVGILGLLAWRFGLPRLVARLALLVIAGLMVWGMVMGVYHAGVEWHWWAGPSDCSGSMAGVTTNAMDLLGDLNSVTGPKCDEAALRVLGLSFAGWNVVASLAIAAIALWGARGK from the coding sequence ATGACCGCGCGTTCTTACTCCCGCATTCCGATCAGCCTGACGCTGTCGACGCTCGCCATGGCCGTCACGGTCGGGACGGCGCTCGGCTTCGAGCATCTCGGCGGCTATATCCCCTGCCATCTCTGCCTTCTGGAGCGCAACCCCTATTATATTGGCGTGCCGGTCGGCATTCTCGGCCTTCTTGCCTGGCGCTTCGGCCTGCCGCGCCTTGTCGCGCGGCTGGCGCTTCTCGTCATTGCCGGGCTGATGGTCTGGGGCATGGTCATGGGCGTCTATCACGCCGGCGTCGAATGGCACTGGTGGGCAGGGCCTTCCGATTGCTCGGGCTCGATGGCCGGCGTCACCACCAACGCCATGGACCTGCTCGGCGATCTCAACAGCGTCACCGGCCCGAAATGCGACGAGGCGGCGCTGCGCGTGCTCGGCCTGTCCTTCGCCGGCTGGAACGTGGTCGCAAGCCTGGCGATCGCGGCGATCGCGCTCTGGGGTGCGCGCGGGAAATAA
- a CDS encoding YqaA family protein gives MLRRLYNWTLSLAANRNAERVLFGISFAESSFFPIPPDVLLIPMVIARPAKWFRIALICTLASILGAIAGYLIGMFLFEQVARPILDFYGKQDSFDRVAEWYNTWGGWGVLFAAITPFPYKVLTLFSGATGLNFGIFLLVSVIGRSFRFFLIAWLLNRYGPPIRDFIEKYLGLLFTVFVVLLAGGFYLVKYVF, from the coding sequence ATGCTGCGCAGACTTTACAACTGGACGCTTTCGCTTGCCGCCAACCGCAATGCCGAGCGCGTTCTTTTCGGGATATCATTCGCCGAAAGCTCGTTCTTTCCGATCCCGCCGGATGTGTTGTTGATCCCGATGGTGATCGCGCGGCCGGCGAAATGGTTCCGGATCGCGCTGATCTGCACGCTGGCTTCGATACTCGGCGCGATCGCCGGCTACCTGATCGGCATGTTCCTGTTCGAGCAGGTGGCCCGCCCGATCCTCGATTTCTACGGCAAGCAGGATTCGTTCGATCGGGTGGCCGAATGGTACAACACCTGGGGCGGCTGGGGCGTGCTGTTTGCCGCCATCACGCCCTTCCCCTACAAGGTGCTGACGCTTTTTTCCGGCGCCACGGGCCTCAACTTCGGCATTTTCCTGCTGGTCAGCGTGATCGGGCGGTCGTTCCGGTTTTTCCTGATCGCCTGGCTGCTCAACCGCTACGGCCCGCCGATCCGCGATTTCATCGAGAAATATCTCGGTCTTCTTTTCACCGTATTCGTCGTTCTTCTGGCGGGCGGGTTCTATCTGGTCAAATATGTTTTCTAG
- a CDS encoding CHASE domain-containing protein, whose amino-acid sequence MRFDKADNGTVSTISRILPALVFLVVAIIGIGMSFSIYRASEVERRAKFEVVAGDATDRIVNRFYQHMSLLEATKAFFEATDGNIDRSAFRTYVGGLDTEGRYDGIQGIGFARMVYAGNEGRAEDMIGRAYGENHPIWPETDQDYRAAVVLLEPDNERNRAAIGYDMYSDPVRRDAMAKAFASDTPRASGPVELVQEITENKQAGFLLYLPFKMDRGENNADGNLPLSGFIYAPFRAGDLYRAVMNASPALPVAIHAYDKDAPEIPLFESATYDAALERSALTSSREVDIAGRTWVLEMTPSAAFEKAAFDITPFVVGCVALLLAVALALAAQWQIKALAAAREVQRVTEKSLQERELMLQEMKHRIKNSIARMLAIARQTAHHSESLEQFVESYSARLQAMSTAQDVLTRSRWQRADLKELLNKELEQVFGNGESHYEVYGPSAEIDEKATQAFSLTFHELATNALKYGGMSGDGAGLKVSWSFQGTGAERKLKLIWEETGAGPVAPPERKGFGTRLIDANIIGELSGTIERQYGEDGLKIEITFPNPTKRTAPRRSRWRRTRRARLAEKKGE is encoded by the coding sequence ATGCGATTCGACAAGGCAGACAACGGCACTGTTTCGACCATCAGCCGCATCCTCCCCGCGCTGGTGTTTCTGGTGGTGGCCATTATCGGCATCGGCATGTCGTTTTCGATCTACCGGGCGTCCGAGGTCGAGCGCCGCGCCAAGTTCGAGGTCGTCGCCGGCGACGCCACCGACCGGATCGTCAACCGTTTCTACCAGCACATGTCGCTCCTGGAGGCGACCAAGGCGTTCTTCGAGGCAACCGACGGCAATATCGACCGCTCCGCCTTCCGCACCTATGTCGGTGGCCTTGATACCGAAGGACGCTATGACGGCATCCAGGGCATCGGCTTCGCCCGGATGGTCTATGCCGGAAACGAGGGCCGCGCCGAGGACATGATCGGTCGGGCCTATGGTGAGAACCACCCGATATGGCCCGAAACCGACCAGGATTACCGTGCCGCCGTGGTGCTGCTGGAGCCGGACAATGAGCGCAACCGCGCCGCCATCGGCTACGACATGTACAGCGATCCGGTACGTCGCGACGCCATGGCCAAGGCCTTTGCCAGCGATACGCCGCGCGCCAGCGGCCCCGTGGAACTGGTGCAGGAAATCACCGAGAACAAGCAGGCCGGCTTTCTGCTCTATTTGCCGTTCAAGATGGATCGCGGCGAGAACAATGCGGACGGCAATCTGCCGCTTTCCGGGTTTATCTATGCGCCGTTTCGCGCCGGCGATCTCTATCGCGCGGTGATGAACGCCTCGCCTGCGCTGCCCGTGGCCATCCACGCCTACGACAAGGATGCGCCCGAAATTCCGTTGTTCGAATCCGCGACCTATGATGCCGCATTGGAGCGCAGCGCGCTCACCTCGTCCCGTGAGGTCGATATCGCCGGCAGGACGTGGGTGCTGGAGATGACGCCGAGCGCGGCATTCGAGAAGGCCGCCTTCGATATCACGCCCTTTGTCGTCGGCTGCGTGGCGCTGCTGCTGGCGGTCGCCCTCGCTCTTGCCGCGCAATGGCAGATCAAGGCGCTGGCCGCGGCCCGCGAGGTTCAGCGCGTAACCGAGAAATCCCTGCAGGAACGCGAGCTGATGCTGCAGGAGATGAAGCACCGGATCAAAAATTCGATCGCCCGCATGCTCGCGATCGCCCGCCAGACCGCCCACCACTCCGAAAGCCTCGAGCAGTTCGTCGAATCCTATTCCGCCCGGCTGCAGGCCATGTCGACGGCGCAGGATGTGCTGACCCGTTCGCGCTGGCAGCGCGCCGACCTGAAGGAGCTGCTGAACAAGGAACTGGAGCAGGTGTTCGGCAATGGTGAATCGCATTACGAGGTCTACGGCCCGAGCGCGGAGATCGACGAGAAGGCGACCCAGGCCTTCAGCCTCACCTTCCATGAACTGGCCACCAACGCGCTCAAATATGGCGGCATGTCGGGCGACGGCGCGGGCCTGAAGGTCTCGTGGAGCTTTCAGGGCACGGGCGCCGAGCGCAAGCTGAAGCTGATATGGGAGGAAACCGGCGCCGGCCCCGTCGCGCCGCCGGAACGCAAGGGCTTCGGCACCCGCCTGATCGACGCCAACATCATAGGCGAGCTGAGCGGCACGATCGAACGCCAGTACGGCGAGGACGGCCTGAAGATCGAGATCACCTTCCCGAACCCCACCAAGCGGACAGCACCGCGCCGCTCCCGCTGGCGCCGCACCCGCCGCGCGCGGCTGGCGGAAAAGAAGGGCGAGTGA
- a CDS encoding CsbD family protein, producing the protein MNWDRIEGNWKQFTGEVQARWGKLTNDDLDVVAGNREKLVGKIQERYGKERDEAERDVDSWMNSSH; encoded by the coding sequence ATGAATTGGGACCGTATTGAAGGCAACTGGAAGCAGTTTACCGGCGAAGTGCAGGCCCGTTGGGGCAAGCTGACCAATGACGACCTCGATGTCGTTGCCGGCAACCGCGAAAAGCTCGTGGGCAAGATCCAGGAGCGCTACGGCAAGGAGCGTGACGAGGCCGAACGCGATGTGGATAGCTGGATGAACAGTTCGCACTGA
- a CDS encoding DUF1328 domain-containing protein, whose amino-acid sequence MLYYAVVFLVIALVAAALGFGGIAGASAGIAQILFFLFLLFFAVAVIVNFARSR is encoded by the coding sequence ATGCTTTACTATGCCGTTGTTTTCCTGGTGATAGCCCTGGTCGCTGCCGCACTTGGTTTCGGCGGCATTGCCGGCGCCTCAGCAGGTATCGCGCAGATTCTGTTCTTTCTGTTTCTGCTGTTCTTCGCCGTCGCGGTCATCGTGAACTTCGCGCGCAGCCGATAG
- a CDS encoding response regulator — protein MSLSTRIAAHLPYLRRYARAVTGSQTSGDAYVAAVLETLIEDVSLFPEDGDDKVSLYKLFSQLFSSTTIEIEEIESPFSWEKRAAANLMALPAKPRQAFLLISLENFSHEETAQILDVESDSVSNLIDEASSEIARQVATDIMIIEDEPLIAMDIEQMVESLGHRVTGIARTHAEAVDLFKSSRPRMVLADIQLADGSSGIDAVNDILATESLPVIFITAFPERLLTGERPEPTFLVTKPFNPDMVKALISQALFFQEHHEQAA, from the coding sequence ATGTCGCTTTCAACACGTATCGCCGCCCATCTACCCTACCTCAGGCGTTACGCACGTGCCGTTACCGGCTCCCAGACATCGGGCGACGCCTATGTTGCCGCCGTACTCGAAACGCTGATCGAAGACGTTTCGCTCTTTCCGGAGGACGGCGACGATAAAGTCTCGCTCTATAAACTCTTCTCTCAGCTTTTCAGTTCCACAACGATCGAAATCGAGGAAATCGAATCGCCCTTTTCCTGGGAAAAGCGGGCTGCGGCCAATCTCATGGCGCTGCCGGCCAAGCCCCGCCAGGCCTTTCTGCTGATCTCGCTCGAAAACTTCTCCCATGAGGAAACCGCCCAGATTCTGGACGTCGAGAGCGATAGCGTTTCCAACCTCATCGATGAGGCCTCTTCGGAAATCGCGCGTCAGGTGGCGACCGATATCATGATCATCGAGGACGAACCGCTGATCGCCATGGATATCGAACAGATGGTGGAAAGTCTGGGCCACCGCGTCACCGGCATCGCACGCACCCACGCCGAAGCCGTCGACCTGTTCAAATCCTCGCGTCCGCGCATGGTGCTCGCCGATATCCAGCTTGCCGATGGCAGCTCGGGCATCGACGCGGTCAACGATATCCTTGCCACCGAATCGTTGCCGGTGATCTTCATCACCGCCTTCCCGGAAAGGCTTCTGACGGGCGAGCGTCCAGAGCCGACCTTCCTGGTCACCAAGCCCTTTAACCCCGACATGGTCAAGGCGCTGATCAGCCAGGCGCTGTTCTTCCAGGAACATCACGAACAGGCTGCTTGA
- a CDS encoding NepR family anti-sigma factor, with product MKNNSDLEQGSNMPGTAKSPEEAISRRLKALYNAVEQEEIPDRFLDLLERLDAAEAASAPRKKG from the coding sequence GTGAAGAACAATAGCGACCTTGAACAAGGTTCGAACATGCCCGGTACGGCCAAGAGTCCCGAAGAGGCGATCAGCAGACGCCTCAAGGCTCTCTACAATGCTGTCGAACAGGAGGAAATCCCGGATCGGTTTCTCGATCTTCTCGAGCGTCTGGACGCGGCCGAGGCCGCATCCGCGCCCAGAAAAAAGGGGTGA
- a CDS encoding sigma-70 family RNA polymerase sigma factor, with translation MLKTVPSLRAFAVSLCGHQDLADDLVQDTIMKAWAKQDSFAAGTNIKAWLFTILRNEFYSQMRKSGREIQDSDNVFTERLSTHPAQYGAMDLRDFREALNKLPSDQREAIILVGASGFSYEEAAEICHCAIGTIKSRIARARGKLQELLDITGETEFGPDANSASVVSRAFVSRPG, from the coding sequence ATGCTGAAGACGGTGCCAAGCCTGCGCGCCTTCGCCGTCTCGCTCTGCGGCCATCAGGATCTCGCCGACGATCTGGTTCAGGACACGATCATGAAGGCCTGGGCCAAGCAGGACAGCTTTGCCGCGGGCACCAATATCAAGGCCTGGCTGTTCACCATCCTGCGCAACGAGTTCTACAGCCAGATGCGCAAGAGCGGTCGTGAAATCCAGGATTCCGACAATGTCTTCACCGAGCGGCTTTCCACCCATCCCGCGCAATATGGCGCGATGGACCTTCGGGACTTCCGCGAAGCGCTGAACAAACTGCCGAGCGATCAGCGGGAGGCGATCATTCTGGTCGGCGCATCGGGCTTTTCCTATGAAGAGGCAGCCGAAATCTGCCATTGCGCGATCGGCACGATCAAGAGCCGCATTGCCCGCGCCCGCGGCAAGCTGCAGGAATTGCTGGACATTACCGGCGAAACCGAATTCGGCCCCGACGCCAATTCGGCAAGCGTGGTCAGCCGCGCCTTCGTGTCGCGTCCGGGCTGA
- a CDS encoding ubiquinone biosynthesis hydroxylase, whose translation MKDIVIVGGGYVGLSVAVAVKKAAPHLDIELMEAAPAHVWEKDERASAIIAAAINMLKTLELWDEIKDHAQPINEMIVTDSETGEPVKPVFLTFGERGEASDPFAYMIPNVAMVRALRRAADTLGITIRHDAAVTDFSAEGGHAKLTLADGEKIATRLVVACDGVRSRLRDMAGIKTVKFDYGQSGIVTTVAHERLHNGRAEEHFLPAGPFAILPLTGNRSSLVWTERTEDAQRLVDSDDMVFEAELERRFGHHLGKLTLAGGRRAFPLGLTLSRSFIAPRLALAGDAAHGIHPISGQGLNLGFKDVAALAQTIVEADRNGLDIGALDTLERYQRWRRFDTVRMGMTTDVLNRLFSNDIGPLRMARDFGLGVVDRMPRLKRYFIEEASGRTARDLPKLLAGEPL comes from the coding sequence ATGAAGGATATCGTCATCGTAGGCGGCGGCTATGTCGGGCTCTCGGTCGCGGTCGCGGTCAAGAAAGCAGCGCCCCACCTCGACATCGAGCTGATGGAGGCGGCGCCGGCCCATGTGTGGGAAAAGGACGAGCGCGCCTCCGCCATTATCGCAGCCGCGATCAACATGCTGAAAACGCTGGAACTGTGGGACGAGATCAAGGACCACGCCCAGCCGATCAACGAGATGATCGTCACCGATTCGGAGACCGGCGAGCCGGTCAAGCCGGTGTTCCTCACCTTCGGCGAACGCGGTGAGGCGAGCGACCCCTTCGCCTACATGATCCCGAATGTCGCGATGGTCAGGGCGCTGCGCCGGGCGGCCGACACGCTCGGCATCACGATCCGCCACGACGCCGCCGTGACCGATTTTTCGGCCGAGGGCGGCCATGCGAAACTCACCCTTGCCGACGGCGAGAAGATCGCGACGCGGCTGGTGGTTGCCTGCGACGGCGTGCGCTCGCGGCTGCGCGACATGGCCGGCATCAAGACGGTCAAATTCGACTATGGCCAGTCCGGCATCGTCACCACCGTCGCCCATGAGCGCCTGCATAACGGCCGGGCGGAAGAGCATTTCCTGCCGGCGGGCCCCTTCGCCATCCTGCCGCTGACCGGTAACCGTTCCTCGCTGGTCTGGACAGAGCGCACCGAAGATGCCCAACGCCTTGTCGACAGCGACGACATGGTGTTCGAGGCCGAGCTGGAGCGCCGCTTCGGGCATCATCTCGGCAAACTCACGCTGGCCGGCGGCAGGCGCGCCTTTCCGCTGGGCCTCACGCTGTCGCGCTCGTTCATCGCGCCGCGGCTGGCGCTGGCAGGCGACGCGGCCCACGGCATCCACCCGATTTCGGGCCAGGGCCTCAATCTCGGCTTCAAGGATGTCGCGGCTCTTGCCCAGACCATCGTGGAAGCGGATCGCAATGGCCTCGACATCGGCGCGCTCGACACGCTGGAGCGTTATCAGCGCTGGCGGCGGTTCGACACGGTGCGCATGGGCATGACCACTGATGTGCTGAACCGGCTGTTTTCCAACGATATCGGCCCGTTGCGCATGGCCCGCGATTTCGGCCTCGGCGTGGTCGATCGCATGCCCCGGCTGAAGCGCTATTTCATCGAGGAAGCCTCCGGCCGGACGGCTCGAGACCTGCCGAAACTTCTGGCCGGCGAGCCGCTCTGA